Proteins found in one Macrobrachium nipponense isolate FS-2020 chromosome 4, ASM1510439v2, whole genome shotgun sequence genomic segment:
- the LOC135210667 gene encoding cilia- and flagella-associated protein 251-like, producing MFNSLLSNKKQETDSDDEEQEFDRSSMDSSLDQTEETEEENLKLTEKTSEPDNAIKLEAIEKLIEENAHFKKKEEEMETKFDLLYYKYEGLQKIKEKEKELANKTITDLKEMNERHRNTTNEMEESNRLMKAELERAKEENRAQMERQSQLLKEKEELEKDIKEQAHIIAEMSEENGRLQKELMEAKMNDFVRGERHEALLTELDGLKEKISFLENKLSKPVEEEENEASEEDLPEESVPLPQQVSHLGNDEETLENQGRPAKRKVTLNRNLLQGKLQAKEEQKVVDKDAHRMTRGAKSPNRLKRLIENGSPSTWNQISLSQTKVSSRVLQDFPLNRRTTV from the coding sequence ATGTTTAATTCCTTACTAAGTAATAAGAAGCAGGAAACTGATTCTGATGACGAAGAGCAAGAATTTGATAGGTCGTCGATGGATAGCTCACTTGATCAAACCGAGGAAACTGAGGAGGAAAATCTAAAGTTGACTGAAAAGACAAGTGAACCAGACAACGCGATTAAATTAGAGGCAATAGAAAAACTGATTGAAGAAAATGCTCATTttaagaaaaaggaagaggagaTGGAAACGAAGTTTGACCTCCTCTACTATAAATATGAAGGCCTtcaaaaaataaaggagaaagagaaggaattaGCGAACAAAACTATTACTGATCTCAAGGAAATGAATGAGCGGCATAGAAACACAACCAATGAAATGGAGGAATCAAATCGCCTGATGAAAGCAGAGCTGGAAAGGGCAAAGGAAGAAAACCGAGCCCAGATGGAGAGGCAATCACAACttctgaaagagaaagaagaattgGAAAAGGATATTAAAGAACAAGCTCATATCATCGCAGAGATGTCTGAAGAGAACGGCAGATTACAAAAAGAACTAATGGAGGCAAAGATGAACGACTTCGTGCGAGGCGAACGGCACGAAGCTCTACTGACCGAACTAGATGGATTAAAGGAGAAGATCAGTTTCCTCGAAAATAAGTTGTCCAAGCctgtggaagaggaagagaacgAAGCCTCAGAGGAAGATCTACCCGAGGAGAGCGTCCCTCTTCCACAGCAAGTCAGTCATCTCGGTAATGATGAGGAAACGTTGGAAAACCAAGGACGACCTGCGAAAAGAAAAGTGACCCTAAACAGAAACTTACTCCAAGGAAAGCTGCAGGCTAAAGAGGAACAGAAGGTTGTAGATAAAGATGCCCACAGGATGACACGGGGAGCAAAAAGCCCCAACAGGTTAAAAAGGCTGATCGAAAACGGATcaccttcgacttggaaccagaTCAGCCTAAGCCAAACAAAAGTGTCTTCTCGCGTTTTACAAGACTTCCCCCTCAACAGGAGGACAACTGTATAA